A single window of Flavobacterium aestivum DNA harbors:
- the sucC gene encoding ADP-forming succinate--CoA ligase subunit beta has protein sequence MNIHEYQGKEILASYGVRIQRGIVANSPVEAVTAAKQLTEETGTSWYVVKAQIHAGGRGKGGGVKLAKGIDKVEGVASEIIGMQLVTPQTSAEGKKVHKVLIAEDVYYPGESETSEFYVSVLLNRGTGRNMIMYSTEGGMDIEEVAEHTPHLIFTEEIDPAVGLQGFQARRIAFNLGLSGNAFKEMVKFIDSLYNAYIGSDASMFEINPVLKTSDDKILAVDAKVNIDDNALYRQKKYADMRDIREENPIEVEAKEVGLNYVDLDGTVGCMVNGAGLAMATMDLIKYAGFEPANFLDVGGTADAKRVETAFRIILKDPNVKAILINIFGGIVRCDRVAQGVVDAYKNMGDAIQVPIIVRLQGTNAAIAKELIDNSGMPILSAVEFQEAADQVKAALS, from the coding sequence ATGAACATACACGAATATCAAGGAAAAGAGATTTTAGCTAGCTACGGAGTTCGCATTCAACGCGGAATCGTTGCTAATAGCCCTGTAGAAGCAGTTACTGCTGCAAAACAATTAACTGAAGAAACTGGTACCAGTTGGTATGTGGTGAAAGCACAAATTCACGCTGGTGGACGCGGAAAAGGTGGTGGAGTTAAGCTTGCCAAAGGAATTGACAAAGTAGAAGGAGTTGCAAGCGAAATAATCGGAATGCAATTGGTAACACCACAAACTTCTGCTGAAGGTAAAAAAGTACACAAAGTTTTAATCGCTGAGGATGTTTATTATCCAGGTGAAAGTGAAACATCTGAGTTTTATGTTTCTGTATTATTGAATAGAGGAACTGGACGTAATATGATTATGTATTCTACTGAAGGTGGAATGGATATCGAAGAAGTGGCTGAACACACTCCACATTTAATTTTTACTGAAGAGATTGATCCAGCTGTTGGATTACAAGGTTTTCAAGCAAGAAGAATTGCTTTTAACTTAGGTCTTTCAGGAAATGCTTTCAAAGAAATGGTTAAATTCATCGATTCATTATACAATGCTTACATTGGTTCTGATGCTTCTATGTTTGAAATCAACCCAGTTTTGAAAACATCTGATGATAAAATTTTGGCTGTAGATGCTAAAGTAAATATCGACGATAACGCTTTATACAGACAAAAGAAATATGCAGATATGCGTGATATTCGTGAGGAAAACCCAATCGAAGTTGAAGCTAAAGAAGTAGGATTAAACTATGTAGATCTTGACGGTACTGTAGGATGTATGGTAAACGGAGCTGGTCTTGCAATGGCTACTATGGATTTAATCAAGTATGCTGGTTTTGAGCCTGCAAACTTCCTTGACGTAGGAGGAACTGCTGATGCAAAACGTGTTGAAACTGCTTTCCGTATTATCTTAAAAGATCCAAACGTAAAAGCTATTTTAATTAATATTTTTGGTGGTATCGTTCGTTGTGACCGTGTGGCACAAGGAGTTGTTGATGCTTACAAAAACATGGGTGATGCTATACAAGTGCCAATCATTGTTCGTTTACAAGGTACTAATGCAGCAATCGCTAAAGAATTAATTGATAATTCAGGAATGCCAATTTTATCTGCTGTTGAATTCCAAGAAGCAGCTGATCAAGTAAAAGCGGCTCTTTCTTAA